Genomic DNA from Melospiza melodia melodia isolate bMelMel2 unplaced genomic scaffold, bMelMel2.pri scaffold_311, whole genome shotgun sequence:
CAATGTAGGGAGATATGGGGTCAGATATGGGTTTAGATGTGGGTCAGATATAGGGGGGATATGGGTCAGATGTGGGTCAGATATAGGGGTCAGATGTGGGTCAGATGTAGGGGTCAGTGTGGGGAGATATGGGTCAGATAGGGGGTTAGATATGGGGAGATACAGGGTCAGATCTGGGGTCAGTGTAGGGAGATATGGGGTCAGATATGGGGTTAGATGTGGGTCAGATATAGGGGAGATATGGGTCAGATATAGGGTCAGATGTGGGGAGATAGAGTCAGATATGGGTCAGATGTGGGTCAGATATAGGGGAGATATGGGATCGGATGTGGGGGGAGATATGGGGTCATTGTGGGGAGATACAGGGTCAGATATAGGGGACAGGATGGGGTCAGTGTGGGGTCATTGTGGGGAGATATGGGGTCAGATACGGGGTCAGTGTGGTGTTAGATATGGCGTCAGATATGGGTCAGATATGGGGTCAGGTCTGGgctcagttatggggtcaggtgTGGGGAGATCTGGGGTCAGATATGGGGTCAGATATGGGGTCATTGTGGGGAGATATGGGGTCAGATCTGGGCTCAGTGTGGGCTCAGTTATGGGGTCGGTCTGGGGGACTCAACCATGCCAGTGACCCCTGGGGGTCTCACACACTTGGGGGGGGGGGTTCTCAGACCCCACCCACTGCCCCCCTGCTTTGGGGTCTCCCCCAGGGACCACCCACCCCACGGCACCCCAATTCCCCTGTGCCCCCAATAAACCGTGTACCCCAATAAACCCGTGTACCCCAATAAACCCGTGTACCCTCCAAGACCTCCtaggacccccgggaccccccaaaatcccctcacggCAACCAGGGCAGGCGCCGCCCGTCCATAGGAGATAATCACGATCAGCAACCCGTGCTCCCCTGACACCCAGGACCCCCCaagaccccccaaaaacccctccaggaccccccaagaccccccaaaaacccctccaGACCCCCCAAGACCCCCTCACCGCgcgcagggtgagcagcagccGCCCGTAGGAGAAGACGATGACGCTCAGGGGGAAGCCGAAGCAGAAGCAGAAGAGGAAAATCACGTAGGACTCGTTGTTCCATTTGTTGTCCGTCGTGTACCAGTCCGGGCCGCAGGAGCACTGCAGCCCCTCGGGGATGTacctggggagggggggggaacCGAGGGGGGGTCACCCCAGACCGCCCCCGCGACCCCCGAGccgcccccgggacccccgaaccTCCCCCGAGATTCCCGGTCCAGCAAATCCCCGAAAATCTCCGGGACCCCcgagccctggagctgctcagaccctcggggatggagctggggaggggggcacggggggtgGACACTGCCCATGGGACCCCCGAACTCAGCCCGGGACCCCCGAGCCGCCCCGGGACCCCCGAACCTCCCCCGAGATTCCCGGTCCAACAAATCCCCGAAAATCTCCgggaccccccgagccctggagctgctcagaccCTCGGGGATGGGGCTTGGGGAGGGGGGAACCGGGGATGGGCACTGCCCATGGGACCCCCGAACTCAGCCGGGACCCCCGAGCCGCCCCCGGGATCAGCAAAGTccccgggatccccccaaaatccctgggagcCCCGGGATCCTctgggatcccaaaatccccgaGCATTCCGGGCACTCCCAACCCCCGGGAATGGGGTCTGGGGGCGCGGCTGAGGAGGGGTCGCACGGCTGAAGGACCCCCGGACCTCCCCCAGGACCCCCGATCCGCCCCCAGACCCTTAAAACCcctcgggacccccaaaatcctccaggatcctcaacccccccaaaacccctgacCCCATCCAAGACCCCCCACCCTCCCTTGAAGACTCAAacccccccccaggacccccaaaacccccaaacccctgacCCCAGGGACCCTCTGACCCCATCCAGGACCCctgaccctcctgggacccccctcAACCCAACTGGGACCCCCCAACCTTCCCCAGATCCCCGACTCCAGGGACCCCCAGATCCCATTGGAACCCCCAAACTTTGGGGACCCCCAGACCCCCTCAGACCCCCCTCCCgggacccccagaccccccccgggacccccagatcctccagggaccccaaacacCCCGAGACCCctgaccctcctgggacccccctcAACCCAACTGGGACCCCCCAGCCTTCCCCAGATTGCCAACTCCAGGGACCCCCAGATCCCATTGGAACCCCCAAACTTTGGGGGACCCCCAgaccccctcagaccccccctcccgggacccccagacccccccccgggacccccagaccTGCTCCAGCCGAAGAGGGGGGCACGGAGGCGATGAGGCCAAAGATCCAGTGatggcacagcccagcacggcGTGGGCTGCCCCGGAAGGTGAAGTTGCCCAGGGGCTTGCAGATGACCAGGAACCGCTCGAAGGCCACCACGGCCAGGGACCACAGGGACaccatccctggggacaggggacacaggtgacatccTGTCACCAccctctgtgccatccctgccaccatggccaccacggCCAGGGACCACAGGGACaccatccctggggacaggggacaatgggTGACATCCCTGTCACCATGGCCACCACGGGCCAGGGACCACAGGGACaccatccctggggacaggggacacgggtgaCATCCCTGTCACCATGGCCACCACAGCCAATGACCACAGGGACaccatccctggggacagggacacgggtgacacccctgtcaccacccctgtgccatccctgtcaCCATGGCCACCATGGCCACCACAGCCAATGACCACAGGGACaccatccctggggacaggggacacgggtgaCACCCCTGTCACCATGGCCACCACGGCCAATGACCacagggacaccatcccagggGACACGGGTGACACCCCTGTCACCATGGCCACCATGGCCAGGGACCACAGGGACACCATCCCTGGGGACGGGGGACACGGGTGACACCCCTgccaccatggccaccacggCCAGGGACCACAGGGACACCatcctggggacaggggacacgggtgacacccctgtcaccaccccctgtgccatccctgtcaccatggccaccacagccagggaccacagggacaccatccctggggacaggggacatgggtgACATCCCTGTCACcaccccctgtgccatccctgtcaCCATGACCACCATGGGTAGCGACCACAGGGACACCACCCTGTGCCAatgccatggtgtccccatgtccccattgtcccccatccctggtgtccccatgtccttgtgtccccctgtccctctgcccagtgtccccacacCGGCGCTCCTCGGCCAACTGTCCCCACGGCCGATGTCctcagtgaccccagtgaccttctgccccacagcccacatGTCCAGTGTCCCCACGCCCATTGCCACcacacccagtgtccccaaactCAATGTCCCCAGATCATGATGACCTTCTACCCCATGTCccacaccccagtgtccccacgccCAATGCCACcacacccagtgtccccaaactCAATGTCCCCAGATCATGATGACCTTCTACCCCACGTCCCacgccccagtgtccccacgccCAATGCCACCACACCCAATGTCCCCAGACCACGGTGTCCTCCTACCCATGTCCCACATCCCCAATGTCTCCAGAGCCAACACTCCTCGGCCAACTGTCCCCACGCCTTTGTCACCAGGGCATGGTGACCATCTGCCTCTTGTCCTCATGTCCAACGTGCCCAGACCCAACAGCCCCAGgaccatggtgaccttgtgcccATGTCccacaccccaatgtccccagagccaACACTTCTTGGACAACTGTGCCCATGCCCATGTCACCAGGCCATGGTGACCTTGTGTCCCATGTCCCACACCCCAACATCCCCAAAACCAACGTCCCCAAACGCAACACCCCCAACCCCACCACCCCTTACCCCACCACCCCCAGACTCAATGTCCCCAGACCATGGTGACCTTCTACCCTCATGTCCAACACCCCCAGACCCAACACCCCCATGCCATGGTGACCTTGTAGCTCATGTCCCACACCCTCAatgcccccagacccaaaactcccAGACCAAGGTGACCTTCTACCCTCATGTCCAATGTCCCCAGACCCAACGACCTCAGATCATGGTGACCTTCTACTGGACACCCTCATCTCCAATACCCAAAACCCAAGTGTCCCAAACCCAACATCCCCAGACCATGGTGACCTCGTAGCCCATGCCCCACACCCCCAACGCCCCAAATCCAATGCCCCCAGACCCAACGTCTCCAAAACCAACATCCCCAGACCATGGTGACCTCGTAGCCCATGTCCCACACCCCCAATGCCCCCAGACCCAATGTCTCCAAAACCAACATCCCAGACCATGATGACCTCGTAGCCCATGTCCcacacccccagtgcccccagacccAACGTCCCCTGACTATGGTGACCTCGAAGCCCACGTCCCACACGcccaacacccccagacccaacacccccagacccaACACCCCAGACCAGGGTGACCTTGTGGCCCATACCCTCAACGCCCCAAACCCAACACCCGCAAACCATGGTGACCTTTTACCCTCATGTCCAGCACCCTCAGACCCCCAATGCCCCCAgacccagcacccccagaccaTGGTGGCCTTGTGCCCCAGGTTCTACACACCCAatgcccccagacccaaaactcccAGACCCAACGCCTCCAAAACCAACACCCCCAGACCATGGTGACCTCATAACCCACACCCCACACCCCCAATGCCCCCAGACCCAACAACCCCAGACCGTGGTGACCTCATAACCCACATCCCACACCCCCAACGCCCCCTGACCCAACAACCTCAGGTCATGGTGACCTTCTACTGGACACCCTCACCTCCAATACCCAAAATCCAACACACCCAAACCAACAGCCCCAAACCCAACAACCCCAGACTATGGTGATCTCGTGGCCTACACCCCACACccccaacacccccagacccaaaacccccagaccatggtgaccttgtgcctCATGTTCTACACACCCAGTGCCCCCAGACCCAACACCCCCAGACCATGGTGACCTCATAGCCCATGCCCCACACCCCCAACGCCCCCAGACCCAACGTCCCCAACCCAACACCTCCAAACCGTGGTGACCTTGTGGGCCAtgtcccccagacccaaaaccctCAGACCCAACATCCCCAGACCATGGTGACCTCATAAcccacatcccacagccccaacgcccccagacccaaaacccccagaccatggtgaccttgtgcctCATGTTCTACACACCCagtgcccccagacccaaaacccccAGACCATGGTGACCTTGTACCTCATGTTCTACACACGCAGTGCCCCCACACCCAACATCCCCAGACCGTGGTGACCTCATAAcccacatcccacagccccaacGTCCCCAGACCCAACACCCCCCGACCATAACGACCTCAAAACCCACGTCCcacacccccaaagcccccaacCCCTCCACTCCCCACATTCCCCTCATCCCTCACCGCCCAGCGTGGCCGCGAACCCCTCGATCTTGCAGGCCAGCGGCCCCAGGGCGAAGTACATCTGCGAGAAGCTGTAGAAGGCCGTGGTGGAGCCCACGCACACCACCAGCAAGTTGGCCACCGCCAGGTTGACCAGGATGTAGTTGAGGTGCGACCTCAGCTTCTTGTACTTGGCCGTGCACACCACGGTCAGCGCGTTGATGGGGACGCCCAGCACCACCAGCAGGAACATGAAGGCCGCCATGGCCTTGAAGATGCCGGGGCTGCCCAGGTGGGTTTTGGGTACCAGGAAGGGGCTCAGCGCCGTCACGTTTGGGGTGTCCAAGGTCATGGGGATGTAGAAATCCTCGGGGAGCTCATCCCGCATCTCCCGCGACTTCTGCATGGCGGCGGTGACGGGCGGACGGACGGGCGGGCGGGAGGACGGACGAGGGGCGACGAGGAGCATCTTTTATAGGGCGGGGGGCGGATGGGACCCCCCCCCAATAATCGGGGCTCAGGAGGTAAAGCGCGGCTGAGCCCGGCTCATCCCGGAGCCGGCGCTGGCCAAGCCGGGCTTAGGCGCCGGGCAAGCGGCTTTCGGGGGGTCTTAATCGCCCCCGAGCCCTGATTAGCGGGGTTGGGGTGGGGGATCAGGGGGTATCAGAACCCCCCCCAATCCTAAAAGGCTTAATTGGGTGCTGGTGtaattgggggggggggtggtCCTGAAATACCCTGGGTGCTGCGGggggttgggggttttgggggtgttgaGGTGGAAA
This window encodes:
- the LOC134434048 gene encoding LOW QUALITY PROTEIN: blue-sensitive opsin-like (The sequence of the model RefSeq protein was modified relative to this genomic sequence to represent the inferred CDS: inserted 2 bases in 2 codons) — protein: MQKSREMRDELPEDFYIPMTLDTPNVTALSPFLVPKTHLGSPGIFKAMAAFMFLLVVLGVPINALTVVCTAKYKKLRSHLNYILVNLAVANLLVVCVGSTTAFYSFSQMYFALGPLACKIEGFAATLGGMVSLWSLAVVAFERFLVICKPLGNFTFRGSPRRAGLCHHWIFGLIASVPPXFGWSRYIPEGLQCSCGPDWYTTDNKWNNESYVIFLFCFCFGFPLSVIVFSYGRLLLTLRAVAKQQEQSATTQKAEREVTKMVVVMVLGFLVCWLPYCSFALWVVTHRGHXFDVGLASIPSVFSKASTVYNPVIYVFMNKQFRSCMLKLVFCGRSPFGDDDDVSGSSQATQVSSVSSSQVSPA